The genome window CGATCCGGGAATTCAGTGACAGGCATAATGATTCAGCAGACGCCTTAAATAACTGGTACAGAATTATTGAGAAAGCTGATTTCGGGAATTTTAATGAATTAAGATCAATTTTCAATTCCTGTGACGCTGTTGGCAATGACAGGTATGTTTTCAACATAAAAGGGAATAATTACAGATTGATAGCCTTAATTCAGTTTAATGTAAGGACGGTATACATATTATTCGTAGGCACACATGCAGAATATGACAAGATAAGTGCCCCAACCATAAAGTTCAAAAAATAGAGACATGAAAACGATCAAAACAGAAGCCCAATATAAAAAGACAATGTCAGAAATACTCACCTTAATGAATAAAGGTGAAGGTAATCTGTCCAAAGCCGAAACAACTAAGCTGCGGGAAATGGCTATAGCCGCACAAGCTTATGAAAAAAGCATATATACCATTCCCCCTCCTCAAACAATTGAGGGTATGATAGAGCTAAAGATGTATGAGAAGAAGCTAAAACAAAAAGAGCTTGCCAAATTAATGGGACTTAGTGAACCTAAGCTTTCACAAATACTTACCGGCAAGAGGCAACCAGATGTTCCCTTCCTGAAGGCTGCGCATATAAAACTCGGCATTGATGCGTCGTTTTTGCTTACGCATGTGTAATTGTGCAGCAGCTTGCTGCACAAATTGAGGATGATCATTTATTTAAACTCCCCACTATTACTCACAAAAGCGATCCGCTTGCTGTCGGGGCTCCAGGAGGGGGTGTTGATGGTGCCCTGGCCGCCATAGAGGTAGGCGATGACTTTGGGCGTGCCGCCACTTGCCGGCATTAAACGCAGAAGCACTCTTTTGTAGAATGGATGATCGCCGGGATCAACCGTAAGCGGAAAAGAAAGGATGACGATCCACTTCCCATCGGGCGATATATGCGGGAACCAGTTGTTGTATTCATCAGTGGTCACCTGCTCCTGCGCACTGCCATCAGGTTTCATACGCCATATTTGCATGGAACCCGAATGATTGGCATTGTAATAGATGTATTTTCCATCAGGAGCATATTCAGGCCCATCGGCCAAACCAGTCGTATGCGTGGTAAGTGGCACCTCCGGTCCTCCGTTGATGTTTTTCTTATAGATGTTATACGCCGGACTTTTAGTAACCCGCAAAGCTGTGTATACGACTTCTTTACCATCCACACTCCAGCCATGCAAATAAGAAGGCGTACTGTCGGTAACGATCTTCGGTTCACCACCTGATAACGGCAAGTAGTATACGGTAGAACCTCCGGCTGGCATACCACTCCGGTGATGACTGATGCCCAGCATTTTCCCATCAAAGGAGATGACATGGTCATTGTTGTTGCGGTTGGCAAAACCGGTAGACAGTTGTTGCGGCACTCCACCTTCCACCGGAATGGTATATAACAATCCACCTTTGTTGAATAATAACTTCTTTCCATCGGGCATCCAGTTGGGCGCTTCCAACCGGCCCGCATCTTCCTGTATGATGATGCGTTTTCCGTCAAAGACGTTCATGGTTTCCAGCCGACTGGCCAATATTCCATCCCGGTACCCATTGAAGGTATCGGGCACTGTTTTCTCTATCCGTACATTCCACGCCATTCCTTCTTCCGACACATTGGGATCATGACTACAAATGAATAAGCCCGCCAGTGCTTGATCGGGCATGTCAATGCTATCTGTACGACCTACTTCCTGCAAGGGCTCACCGGGATCGGCCACCCGCATGATGAAGGTTTTGCCGATGCGTTCCAGTTGTATGATCTCCGCATTCTTTTTCTTCGCCAATAGTTGATCCCGGGGATCGCGCATGGGGGCTCCCTTTGAACGCCGCCACTGCAGTACCGTCAATCCATCGCCATGTACCACCGCACTCATGTGGGCCGCCTCCTCGTGCTCACCAGCACGGACCATCCAGCCTATTTTCCGGTGCGCGTCTTTCCCCGTGCCCAGGAGCTTTACATTGGCGGTGAGTATGAAATCGCCGTTGACCTTGCGCCAGGCATAATGAAACTCATCCCGGCTGAACCAGATATTGTATCCCCCACCCTTCAGTTGGTAGGATTGGGTATTGACATTATAGCTGGTGGCTCCTTTGATGGCAGGGTTCCCGATGTCTGCACGGTGTTGAAAGATACCAATGGGATTGGGCTGGGCCATGAGCAGGCTGCTGCTCAGCAGGATGGCGAAGATCATAGGCAGTTTCATAGTATTAAATATACCAAACCCTTTCTGATGTTGGTAAGGCGTGTTAGGCATTGGGGGACTAATAAATAAAATAGCGACCTGGACAAAAGTGCCAACTGCTGCACTTTATTGTATTTATAAATACTTGACAATTATCAATTAACATAGGCCCGGGAGCAGGCCAAAATTACGGACAAGGTTCATTAATTATCCGTAATTTAAGTGATGAAATTTGGAGATCTTTGGGGCATACTCATCCAGGCTGTTTCTTTTATTCAATTACTCCCGGTGTTAAGGGATACCAATCCCTATATACAAATCGTTCTGCTGGGGGCGGGGGCTATTCTATCCATCTACTTAAATTACAAAGTCATTACTATGAAAACAAAGCGAGTCGGGGCACTGGTTTCTGAAACCGGTGAAACGATGGAATTTTTAGTTTATGCCCACTCGTTCCGCGCCAGGCTCAGGGCGTGGGTGATTATCGCATTGTCTATACTACTTTCTTCTTTTTCGATATTTCGTATCCTGCACGACGATCCACCCAGGGCATCTGCAGTGGTTATTAATCATAACAGGCATTTTGACTATGGCTGCTTTTTACTGAAGAATCCTGTGTGGTCAGGAGCAGGCGCAGGCGCACAATTGAAGTCAGGCGCTCAAATTCCACTGGCCCATATCCGTAATCCGTCTAACCTGGTCAGCATGACACGTTTTAATGGCACAGATTGCGCCCTTGAATTTCAGCTTGAACCAAAACAAGATTATGACAATATCAGGATCAAAGATATTTATGTAGAGGTAGCGTCCTATGAACCCAAACCCGGCTACGAACCTATTATAGCTGCGCCATTCGGAGAGAAAAATGTTTTGTACGTTGAGATAGATAAGCCCTATCCCAACAAAAAGAAGTTCTCTGTTTCAAAGATCATCAAAACAGACAGCACCAGCAGCGATCCAAGGAATGCAGATTTCATTATCACCCGGGCCAGGCCGGAAGTGTTGGTTGTTCGTATCAATGCCAGAAAGCCGGGCATATACCGGTTTGACTGCTATTGTGAAGTGTACTGCGACAATAATGAAATCCAGAAAGTCCGGTTAAATGAAAAGCAGGCCCAATGGTTGTTTGATGGGCCTACGCTTCAATGAGCTGAAATAAGTACGAAGTCATTATCTATATTGTTATGCCTGAAAGCCGGCTTTGGTTTCAGATTCCCTTTTTCATACTGCACTTCATTTTGTATATAGTTCAACAGCTCTGAAATCCTTATCTGCCCGTCATGATCAATATCTGCATTATTATTGGAAATGGCCTTTAACAGGGTAGCTATCAGGGGCGTATTTTTCTCGCTTAATGGCCCTTCCTGGATCGCAAGATTGGCCGATGTGGCAGAAATGACGATGGTACCTGTATTATCACTCAGATCTTCAAAGGTGGCCTCCATCTCTTCAAATAATAAGGGGGTTTTGTTGCCCAGGTCCCTATCAATTTTTCCGCTTGCGCAGGTATTGATCACCATTAGTTTATTCCTCGTAGGAAGGCTGTCTACCAGCCATTCGATAAGATCAGATGTAATGGTAGTTGCCGACAGTTGCGTGCCGGGAGCCCATGTTTTTACAGTAGCAAAGTAATATTTTCCATCTTCGCTCACCGACGCCCCATGTCCCTGTAACAAGACCACCAGGTTATCTTCTGGTTGCAGTGTATGCAGCAACTCATTTTTGAGCTGAACAATGTTTTCGCGGGTGACGTTTTTGTCAAAAAAGTTCCTGACAATAATAGCCGAGTATTTTTGCGCATTGTTTTTTTCTTTCAACTTATTCTGCAGGGCTATGGCATCAATAACCGACTTACGCATGGCCGGCAATTGGCCTTCGTATTGATTAATGGATAAGGCTACAAAGAACAGCTTACCTTTTTTGGCAATCTTTTGTTGTTGCCGGCAATGAATGACGACGGTTTCCCTGAACCCTTCCCGTCCTGCTTCATTTATACAAAAAAGATCGATCTTATTTTTGCCATTATCCAATGGCACATATATTTCCATCAGGGTATCACGGGTATGTACCGGCAAGCCACGGACCCCATGTAATGGCGATCCGTTTACTTTTATTTGCAGGTTGGTGATCGCATGATCATACCCCGACAATTTCAACTTCAGTAAGATGCGATTTCCGGAAGTAAACTGGTTTTTTAGCAGGTAATCGTAATTCACAATATCTACCTGCGGAGGAAACATGTAAAGCAGTTCCGGTTTTGCCCACATAGGCTGCCTTTCATAGTTCAGCACCCTTTTTTTAACCAGTTCTGCATACCTGTTGACCAGTTCCATTCTCTTTAAAGAATCGGCCCGGCCGGTATGAAAGAAATGGGTAAAGTAATAGGTTATGAAATCGGGTCTGTTTAAGATAAAATCAAACTGGCTCACCGGATATGTCTTTCCTATAAGAGCAAAAGATATTTTTTTGTAAGCGGCTTTGCCACAGGTATAGAAATTCCGGGGAGACGGAATGTAGTAGTCGCTTTCCTTCGTTCCAAAATACATTTTAAGATAGGTACTCCTGCTCTCTATACCGTACATCTCCATGCTACCGTTCTGAAGGCCGGCCAGGAGATATTTGTTGTCCCGTGTAAATTTCAGGGAAGTTATTTTTGACAAGGTATATATTTCGGGCGGGGCCGGATAAACCAACCCTCCTTCGGGATTGTGCAGGTCATGAATCTCAATGTTGTTTGACTCATAAGCAATGGCCACATACCGGTTATCATCACTGATCTCAAACTCATTGATCAGAATAGTTTTGTCTATACTATTCAGGTCATCTCCTGTTATACCCGATAAGGTGGTATGTATTTTCATGGAATCCAACTGCCATACCATTAATTCTGATTGATTTGCGGGATTCACCGTTAACAATAACCTGGAATCCCGGCTGAATTTTATTGGCAAAGGCTCTTTGTGGTATATGCCTTCAAAATATGTCAAAGCAGGAAGCTCGGTCCATCCTGTAGTAGCCTTTTTCCACAATTTGATCTCTCCGGGAATGAATTCTTTGACCAGACTCTGCAGTTTCGCTATGAACTTGAGTTCCGAACCGGCAGTGAGGGAATCGCCATTCCCCAGCTTAGCAAACAGGTCTGATAAGAGCCCGGCCAATTTATCATAGTCTGTCTGCCCGTTGATATATGCTGCCAGGTACTGTCCATCGGGTGAAATATCGAAATTATGCACATAATAGTCGGTTGTGCTATTGCGCACAGTGCTTGTTTTATGATATTTAACCGTAGCCGCATCCTGTCCGCCATTGCCCATCAGCCCCTGTGTCACAAAACCCATCGGATCTTTGACCTCTCCACCTGGCGTATAGTTAATAGTACGGAGTTGCCTAGTGGCCTTATTCAGCATTTTTAGCCCGCTATGCGTTTTCCGGTCAAAGAGGTTATCGCTAAGAGAAGTAAAATACAAGTTGGCAACCTGTGGATCCTGTGCAATAAGTTTTACTTTGCCCGCCGGTATTTTCATGGCCTGCACTTCATTATTGCGGTTCACAGTTACCAGATTGTTCAGGGTATCCTGAAAGTAAACAGCCGCAGACAGGGGATTTTGTTTGATTTTACCGGCGGCTGCCAATTGAACGAATTTGTCCTGCTTCAATGTTCTGATGTTAAATACCCTGTAAGAAGCCGGAGATCCCGTAAAAAGGGAGTCGCCTTTAACGTCGAGATAGCTGATCGCATTCCTGTCTGTTACTGTATATATGGCATTGGATTGCCAGGTAGCCGTATTGAGGTTGCTTACAAACTGACCAGATTGAATGTAAACTCCCTTTTCATTGGCCATCATGTTATCAGGAGAAACTTTTCCTTCCGGCGTGATGGTTTTGATATTTCCTATGGTATCTATCGCGTAGATAAGCGAGGAGCTATCTTTATTACCGGTATCAACTGGTAATACTTTGTTCTTCCGGAGACTTTGGAACAGGAAATTGAGCGCCGGTTCATTCTCTATTGTTTTCGCTGTTTTAAAGTATACATATAAATATTTCCTGTCATTGTCATAGTAATATCCGGGAATACGCTCACTTATACTGAAGGAAAATACAGCCCTAGATGTGCCATTGCTCAGATTTGATATATGAATAGTCGTTGCTTCAATACCCACATCAGTAGTATACCCGATCACCTGCCCATCATTGCCCATGAAAATAATGTCGACAGATGACGCCAGTGGCTTTTGCCGGATCAGCTTACGGTTGACCACATCCCATATTTCCAGGTAATACTGCTTCCCGTTATTTTTTACGACGAGTGCACAGTAGTTAAAGTCGTTGCTATAGCAAAGCTTATTGATCTCTCCCCCTTTAATCCACTTCAATACCCAGGGAGCAGGAGCTTTACTATAATATTTTATGGGCGGTTCATTTACAACCTGCAACCGGCTGCTTGTAAAGTTGGAATCTATTTCCTGCATTGCTTTATCCGACAATGAAAACCTGATCACCTCGAAAGGAGTAAAATATTCATAGGTATAATTGGACCTGAATATTGCCCCCGCGCTGTGCTTACCAGTATATAAAAACCTATTTTCCTGTCTATACCTGTTGAAGGTATCCCGGTACCAGTTCATGCCCCTACGCATGTCCTCAACACTTTTAACCACAGGCATTGTCATATAACGGCTCAATCTATCGGTAAGAATAGGCGCGCCGGAGTACAGATCCCTTAACTGAATATAGTTATTGCTTCCGCCAATAGCAATGAGCGAATCATTCGGACTGAATTCAATATCGGTTACAGGGCTTTTGTATCCCAGCGTAAAAGGGAAAAGGATCTTTTGTGACAGGACATCCATTACATATACTCCTCTTCTTTCTCCGGACACACAGATGTATTTCCCATTTTTGGATACGCCGAAAGCACCAATTTCCCCGTAGGCTGTTTCTTCGTAATTCACCATGAGGCTATCCAGTATAGTTTCCTGGGCCATGGTTTGCCAGGAAAAAGACAGGCATAGGCATAGGTGTAAAATTGTCCTGAAACAGGTTGCTAATTTCATTGTGTTGTTATTGGAAGATGATGAAAAGGCAGGTTTACAAGAGTACTGAGGCCTTTTGATAGGGGATGGAGAAAGTGAAGATGTAAGATATTAACGCAGGACAAGTTTACCAATACCCTATAAATGGTATTTAATGAGCATTTTTTTCCTCATCCGGCCGGGCATAATTTTCGTATCTAAGGGTAGTACCTGTCTGCAAACCAACTACCTCATAATATGAGTACTTACCGCTTCCTCACCACCAGGCTGCTAATCCTGTCATTACTGGCGGCATCCTGCAATAAAGAAAAATCTGACAACACCCCACCACCTGTTGAAACCCAGCCTGCCACGTTAACGCCTGTTACACAAAATATAGGCACTAATATAGGTGGCTATTATGAAGCATTGCCCACACTGTATGGACAGAACCGGTCCCGGTATCCCCTGCTAATTTTCCTGCCTGGCGCAGCCCAATATGGGAATGGCGGCAGTACCGACCTGGGCAAGGTGCTGACAGATGGCACTCCCCTGCTGTTGAAACAACAGCAATTCCCGCCCAACTTTGGGGTGAAGGGACAAAACTTTTCTTTCATTGTGCTGGTGCCGCAGTTTAAACAAGAGCCGGTATATCCTGATTTACGGGCCTTTGTAGATTATGCTTTCAGCAAGTACCGGGTAAATGCCGCCCGTTTTTATCTTACCGGCTTTAGCCTGGGTGCCCGGCAAACGGCTGAGTTTGCTACCTTGTATCCCAGGGAACTGGCCGCCATTGTCACTATGTCCGGAGCTTATTCCTATAACCTGCCCACCTCGGTAAAAAGTATTGCCGATAATAAGGTACCTGTATGGAGCTTTCACAATGAAGAGGACCTGATCATCCCCTCACAGGAAACCAAATCATTTATAACGGCCATCAATGGTTACTCACCAGCCATACCAGCCAGGCAAACCATTTTCCCTACTTCTGATGCTGTCCAAAAGCATGATTGCTGGACGAAGGTTTCCAACCCGGCTTATAAAGAAAATGATGTGAATATTTATGAGTGGATGCTGGGGTATACCCGGTAAAATCAGTATCTTTAAAGTATCCTATTTACGCTCATGAAGCTGCATTACTATAAACGCTTTTTATATAGCAAACCCGGCCAAGATGCCGGGTTTGTCCTTTCTACAACCAGCCGCCCGGCTACTTGTCAGCTACTGTTATGCTACTATTCAGCTACTATTAAGCTGCTGTTTACCTGCCCTTACCCTGGGTTTACGGGCCGTTTAACCCGGAGTTACTATGGACTTACCGGCTTCTCCCCCGCGCTTTCCCTCCCTTTAGGGTAGCTTATTCCTCGTGGTATGCTACTGTTTCCCTGCAAATACTGTAGCGGTATCCTATCCGTATTGTCTAAACATCCTCTTGCGGCAAGTATTGACTGGTGCAGGAGGCAGGCGAATGCAGTGTTGATGCAGGCTTTAGATCAGGGTGAGCCGCCCCTGGAGGGCGGCCCACCCTTCGACAAGTTCAGGGTGACAACCCAATTTAAAAAAATGAAGCAAGGAGGCATTTTATCCTGATCAATCGCTTGCATTAATGTATTTCATTAGCATACATCTACCATTTTATATGCTTCATTAAACAATATCAAACATCCTTCCCTATCAAAGTAAACAGGCGTTCACCCTGATATGGACGTCCTTTCAATGTTTTCGAAATCAATGAATACGTGGTGCTATGGAGGTTAGATATTGTAAATTTGGTTAAATCATTTTTTATGGCACAGCAAGTTGGTCCCCTGTTCTACACAGGGTCAATGGGTGGTACTACCGGTTATAAAAGGAACGGTAAGTATTTCGTCAAAACAAAGAACATGATCACCCGCGATACGGTGCTCCATAGTCCGCGTTTTGTCCGCACCCGGGAGAATGCAAAGGAATGGCGACGGGCCGTGCGGGCCGGCATGCTGGTACGTCATAGCCTCCGGCATTTGATCAAGAACCTGCAACTGGCCGATACCCCTATCTCGGGCAGACTGAGTGCCTGGATGAACCGGATCGTGAAGTCGGACCCCGTGAGTGACCGTGGGGCAAGGAGGATCACCAACGGACAACTGGAACTGCTGGAAGATTTTGCTTTCCGGAAAGGCGCTACCTTCAGCAGTGTATGCGCTGCCGGTCCGGTGAGTTCTATTGATACTGCTACTGGCCGGATGAAGATAGAACTGCGTTCTTTTGATCCGAGACAACGCATACAGCTACCTGAAGAAGTCAGAGCCACCCATTTCAAGATCGTGCTGAATGGCGCCGCCATTGATTTTGAGCGGGAACAGTTTCAATGTGGCTATCAGGAAACCGATTATCTTTCAATGGAAGAAGTTACCGCTCCCATCTGCCTGGAACAACTGCTGGCGCCTACGCCAGGACAAGCGCTGCTGGTGGCTATTGGTGTGGTATTTTATGTGCAGGGTGAAGGCGGGCGGTATGAAAGGGTGAGTGGTGGCGGGATGAGGGTGTTACAGGTGTCTGAACCAGGATTTGGGGAGATTGAAAGGATAAGGAGGAAAGAGGTAACTGCGGATACAGAGGCAATCGCTGGTGTGGAGGTGGAGGGTTACTCTGTGGAGGGACTTGCTGATGAAATTGTAGAATCAGAAGCGAAAGGAGTTATGGGTTGCTTCGGGAAAAAATACGATGATCAGGCAATACAATATTCCAACTTATTGCCGGAAGTGAATTTCGGTGAAGAAGAGCAGGAACCTGCCATGGAATTAATAAATACAAGTTAGGCATAACGTGCCAACTGAATCAGTATTACAGCAAATAATGACAATTCTTAATTCGCAAATTGCGAATTGGCTATTCTTTTAAGTTGGGTGCATGCTCTTTGTAGTATATCACCCAGGTTATGATACACATCCAGGTAATGACGAACAGGAAGGTGCATTTTTGCACTACTGGTAAAGTATGTAACCAGTGGCCGGTATAGTAAATGTAGTTATTAACGCCAACCAGTAAAAGGCAACACGCTCCCATTACCAATAACTTATGCCACCGGTATTTGTACAAGGCAATGAAGGTGACGATCAGTGCTATTATGCCCGGAATACTGGCCAGATTGAGGACGAGGTCGTGATATCTGGTAGACATAAAAGGAGCAATGACCATGGAGGTTATACCTGCAAAGGAGATAAATATCCTATACCAGCGGTTGGGCTTAAAAAGCCGGGGCAACAGCCACCAGAAAACAGCCAGCGCCACACAAAGTACACCCATCGCCCAAACGGCCACGCGAGAACCCGGATTGTATTCACCATTCTTTGCCACGCTGCTCAACAATTCACACCAGTAATTGTGCTGTATGCTAAAACCCTTCGCTGTTGTGTCCATATTGGAACCTCCGGGATAGAAGAAAGCTGCTATGATGTATAAGAGGATGAAAAGGCAACATCCGAAGAACGGCGTTAAGAGCCAGATAGACTTGGGAAGGGGTTGTTTCAATAGTGCCTGATTTAGGAAAACGGCTGGATGCCCGTTTCCCTAAATTAGGTTTTTAATCCATAACTCTTATGGTATTATTTTTTAGGAATATGCAGAGAACTTTACCGATCTTTTCCAATTGTGAACGCAGTGCGTTCACAATTGGAAGGTAGCTTTTATAGCATTTCTTCTCTTTTGATAAGCTAAGCCGTTACGATGAATTGTTTTTGGGCCAGTTCCTGGCCGTTGATGACGATGGAGAGTGCATGCTGACCCGCATAGTGTTTGCGGGTAGTGAGGTTGCGGAAAGACTGGGTACGTTTGAAGGTATAGGTCTGTCCCGGCTGATAGGTATTCTCCGTGATCTTGAACAATTTCCTGTTGGCCTTGCCATTGGATTTCATGTAATCAATACCATACTCCACCCGCAGCTTTAGCGGTTTAGTGCCGGTATTGGTCAGGTTAAAAGAAAAGTGCAACGCTTCTCCAATGCCAATGCTTTTATACGCCAGCTTTAGTTTGTCCACTACTATTTTATCCGATACGGTCAGGCCAAATATTTTCAGGGCCTGCGGGTGGGCTTGCCGGAGGAGGGTGCGACTGCCATGTTTGATGATCCAATCGGTACGGGAAGAATGGCCCTGCCATTTTTGGACGATCTCCAATACAGTATCCGGGTTGTCTTTGGCAATGTCATTGAGGTTATTGGCCACACTCTTGCGTACAAACTCCGACGTATCATCTTTCAGGTTTTCCAAGATGGGTAAGATGGGCGCGGGATCTTTTTTCAGGGCCGGCAATGCCATGGCCCAGGGTAACCGCGGTCTGCACCCCTCACTGGAAAAACGGCGCACATGCAGGCTCTCATGCTTTGACCATTGCTGCATCTGGCGCATAGCCTTTTCCGGATAGCGCAGGATGAACGGACGGATGGCATATTCACAACTGATGAACTGGGTGATGAATTCCATGGCCTCCATAGAAGTATTGTAATGCTCCAGGCCAAAGTTCTCCACGTACTCTGTGAAGATCATGTATTCCAGGCCACCTTTTATGTCATTTTTACGGAGAGCCGTGATAAGGCTGTATATTTTCTCTATACTTTGATCGTATTGCCCGGGCAGGAATTGGTGCAACACGAGCGCAATGTGCTTCATGCGCTGTTTTAGTTCCCGCGCTTCCCAGGCATCATCCCGCACCTGTTGCAGGAATTGCCTTTTATCGAATCCCTGCAGGGTCTTGGCAAGTACCCCTGTAAATTGATGGAAGAAGATATCGTTATAGATGTTTTTGAAAGGCTCCACGATGAGGTCGTTTGGGATGCAATATACGGAACAAAGCCGCAGCGTCCATCTGAGAGACGCTGCGGCGTATAGAGCCGGTCACTCAATGTATATCGTCC of Paraflavitalea devenefica contains these proteins:
- a CDS encoding carboxylesterase family protein — protein: MSTYRFLTTRLLILSLLAASCNKEKSDNTPPPVETQPATLTPVTQNIGTNIGGYYEALPTLYGQNRSRYPLLIFLPGAAQYGNGGSTDLGKVLTDGTPLLLKQQQFPPNFGVKGQNFSFIVLVPQFKQEPVYPDLRAFVDYAFSKYRVNAARFYLTGFSLGARQTAEFATLYPRELAAIVTMSGAYSYNLPTSVKSIADNKVPVWSFHNEEDLIIPSQETKSFITAINGYSPAIPARQTIFPTSDAVQKHDCWTKVSNPAYKENDVNIYEWMLGYTR
- a CDS encoding caspase family protein; translation: MAQETILDSLMVNYEETAYGEIGAFGVSKNGKYICVSGERRGVYVMDVLSQKILFPFTLGYKSPVTDIEFSPNDSLIAIGGSNNYIQLRDLYSGAPILTDRLSRYMTMPVVKSVEDMRRGMNWYRDTFNRYRQENRFLYTGKHSAGAIFRSNYTYEYFTPFEVIRFSLSDKAMQEIDSNFTSSRLQVVNEPPIKYYSKAPAPWVLKWIKGGEINKLCYSNDFNYCALVVKNNGKQYYLEIWDVVNRKLIRQKPLASSVDIIFMGNDGQVIGYTTDVGIEATTIHISNLSNGTSRAVFSFSISERIPGYYYDNDRKYLYVYFKTAKTIENEPALNFLFQSLRKNKVLPVDTGNKDSSSLIYAIDTIGNIKTITPEGKVSPDNMMANEKGVYIQSGQFVSNLNTATWQSNAIYTVTDRNAISYLDVKGDSLFTGSPASYRVFNIRTLKQDKFVQLAAAGKIKQNPLSAAVYFQDTLNNLVTVNRNNEVQAMKIPAGKVKLIAQDPQVANLYFTSLSDNLFDRKTHSGLKMLNKATRQLRTINYTPGGEVKDPMGFVTQGLMGNGGQDAATVKYHKTSTVRNSTTDYYVHNFDISPDGQYLAAYINGQTDYDKLAGLLSDLFAKLGNGDSLTAGSELKFIAKLQSLVKEFIPGEIKLWKKATTGWTELPALTYFEGIYHKEPLPIKFSRDSRLLLTVNPANQSELMVWQLDSMKIHTTLSGITGDDLNSIDKTILINEFEISDDNRYVAIAYESNNIEIHDLHNPEGGLVYPAPPEIYTLSKITSLKFTRDNKYLLAGLQNGSMEMYGIESRSTYLKMYFGTKESDYYIPSPRNFYTCGKAAYKKISFALIGKTYPVSQFDFILNRPDFITYYFTHFFHTGRADSLKRMELVNRYAELVKKRVLNYERQPMWAKPELLYMFPPQVDIVNYDYLLKNQFTSGNRILLKLKLSGYDHAITNLQIKVNGSPLHGVRGLPVHTRDTLMEIYVPLDNGKNKIDLFCINEAGREGFRETVVIHCRQQQKIAKKGKLFFVALSINQYEGQLPAMRKSVIDAIALQNKLKEKNNAQKYSAIIVRNFFDKNVTRENIVQLKNELLHTLQPEDNLVVLLQGHGASVSEDGKYYFATVKTWAPGTQLSATTITSDLIEWLVDSLPTRNKLMVINTCASGKIDRDLGNKTPLLFEEMEATFEDLSDNTGTIVISATSANLAIQEGPLSEKNTPLIATLLKAISNNNADIDHDGQIRISELLNYIQNEVQYEKGNLKPKPAFRHNNIDNDFVLISAH
- a CDS encoding helix-turn-helix domain-containing protein, producing the protein MKTIKTEAQYKKTMSEILTLMNKGEGNLSKAETTKLREMAIAAQAYEKSIYTIPPPQTIEGMIELKMYEKKLKQKELAKLMGLSEPKLSQILTGKRQPDVPFLKAAHIKLGIDASFLLTHV
- a CDS encoding TolB family protein, with protein sequence MKLPMIFAILLSSSLLMAQPNPIGIFQHRADIGNPAIKGATSYNVNTQSYQLKGGGYNIWFSRDEFHYAWRKVNGDFILTANVKLLGTGKDAHRKIGWMVRAGEHEEAAHMSAVVHGDGLTVLQWRRSKGAPMRDPRDQLLAKKKNAEIIQLERIGKTFIMRVADPGEPLQEVGRTDSIDMPDQALAGLFICSHDPNVSEEGMAWNVRIEKTVPDTFNGYRDGILASRLETMNVFDGKRIIIQEDAGRLEAPNWMPDGKKLLFNKGGLLYTIPVEGGVPQQLSTGFANRNNNDHVISFDGKMLGISHHRSGMPAGGSTVYYLPLSGGEPKIVTDSTPSYLHGWSVDGKEVVYTALRVTKSPAYNIYKKNINGGPEVPLTTHTTGLADGPEYAPDGKYIYYNANHSGSMQIWRMKPDGSAQEQVTTDEYNNWFPHISPDGKWIVILSFPLTVDPGDHPFYKRVLLRLMPASGGTPKVIAYLYGGQGTINTPSWSPDSKRIAFVSNSGEFK
- a CDS encoding type II toxin-antitoxin system HigB family toxin, with product MVVISYRTIREFSDRHNDSADALNNWYRIIEKADFGNFNELRSIFNSCDAVGNDRYVFNIKGNNYRLIALIQFNVRTVYILFVGTHAEYDKISAPTIKFKK
- a CDS encoding DNA alkylation repair protein → MEPFKNIYNDIFFHQFTGVLAKTLQGFDKRQFLQQVRDDAWEARELKQRMKHIALVLHQFLPGQYDQSIEKIYSLITALRKNDIKGGLEYMIFTEYVENFGLEHYNTSMEAMEFITQFISCEYAIRPFILRYPEKAMRQMQQWSKHESLHVRRFSSEGCRPRLPWAMALPALKKDPAPILPILENLKDDTSEFVRKSVANNLNDIAKDNPDTVLEIVQKWQGHSSRTDWIIKHGSRTLLRQAHPQALKIFGLTVSDKIVVDKLKLAYKSIGIGEALHFSFNLTNTGTKPLKLRVEYGIDYMKSNGKANRKLFKITENTYQPGQTYTFKRTQSFRNLTTRKHYAGQHALSIVINGQELAQKQFIVTA